In one Alnus glutinosa chromosome 12, dhAlnGlut1.1, whole genome shotgun sequence genomic region, the following are encoded:
- the LOC133851195 gene encoding S-adenosylmethionine synthase 5-like, producing MDTFLFTSESVNEGHPDKLCDQISDAVLDACLEHDPDSKVACETCTKTNMVMVFGEITTKSNVDYEKIVRDTCRSIGFVSDDVGLDADNCKVLVNIEQQSPDIAQGVHGHLTKRPEEIGAGDQGHMFGYATDETPELMPLSHVLATKLGARLTDVRKNGTCPWLRPDGKTQVTVEYYNDHGAMVPVRVHTVLISTQHDETVTNDEIAADLKEHVIKPVVPEKYLDEKTIFHLNPSGRFVIGGPHGDAGLTGRKIIIDTYGGWGAHGGGAFSGKDPTKVDRSGAYIVRQAAKSIVANGLARRCIVQVSYAIGVPEPLSVFVDTYGTGKIPDKEILKIVKENFDFRPGMIAINLDLKRGGNGRFLKTAAYGHFGRDDPDFTWEVVKPLKWEKPLE from the coding sequence ATGGATACCTTCCTATTCACCTCTGAGTCTGTGAATGAGGGCCATCCCGATAAGCTCTGTGATCAGATATCTGATGCAGTGCTTGATGCCTGCCTTGAACATGACCCTGATAGCAAGGTTGCCTGTGAGACTTGCACCAAGACCAACATGGTAATGGTCTTTGGAGAGATCACGACTAAATCCAATGTAGACTATGAGAAGATTGTACGTGACACATGCCGTTCAATCGGATTTGTTTCCGATGACGTGGGACTTGATGCTGACAACTGCAAGGTTCTGGTTAACATTGAGCAGCAGAGCCCTGATATTGCTCAGGGTGTCCATGGTCATCTCACTAAGCGGCCTGAGGAGATTGGTGCCGGTGACCAGGGTCACATGTTTGGATATGCTACTGATGAGACACCTGAGCTTATGCCTCTCAGCCACGTTCTGGCTACCAAGCTTGGCGCACGCCTCACTGATGTTCGTAAGAATGGGACTTGCCCCTGGTTGAGACCTGATGGGAAAACACAAGTCACCGTTGAATACTACAACGACCATGGTGCTATGGTCCCGGTACGTGTCCACACCGTTCTTATTTCCACACAGCATGATGAAACTGTTACCAATGATGAGATTGCTGCTGATCTCAAAGAGCATGTTATCAAGCCTGTCGTCCCCGAGAAGTACCTTGATGAGAAGACCATCTTCCATCTCAATCCATCTGGGCGTTTTGTCATTGGGGGGCCTCATGGGGATGCAGGTCTCACTGGCCGTAAAATCATCATTGATACTTATGGTGGATGGGGAGCCCATGGTGGTGGTGCCTTCTCTGGAAAGGACCCTACCAAGGTAGATAGGAGTGGAGCCTACATTGTTAGGCAGGCTGCAAAGAGCATTGTTGCTAATGGGCTTGCTCGGAGGTGCATCGTTCAGGTGTCATATGCTATTGGTGTTCCTGAGCCATTATCAGTATTTGTTGATACTTATGGCACTGGGAAGATTCCAGATAAGGAGATTCTGAAGATTGTGAAGGAAAACTTTGATTTCAGGCCTGGGATGATTGCAATTAATTTAGATCTTAAGAGAGGTGGAAATGGGAGGTTCTTGAAGACAGCCGCTTATGGACACTTTGGAAGAGATGACCCGGACTTCACATGGGAGGTGGTGAAGCCCCTCAAGTGGGAGAAGCCCCTTGAGTAA